A window of Streptomyces sp. DG1A-41 contains these coding sequences:
- a CDS encoding nucleoside/nucleotide kinase family protein, with protein sequence MPLTFDDLVQRAQALPQGSRRAILGIAGSPGAGKSTLAGRLVRELNGSGDPWVAHVPMDGFHLADAELERLGRRDRKGAPDTFDAAGYAALLRRLREETHGVVYAPGFERVLEQPIAGAIPVPPTARLVVTEGNYLLLDTGAWARVRSRLDEVWFCELPEPERLRRLVARHEEFGKRHEEAVAWVRRSDQRNAELVATTRGRADLVVPESALPCVDAQA encoded by the coding sequence GTGCCACTCACATTCGACGACCTCGTCCAGCGTGCCCAGGCCCTGCCTCAGGGCAGCCGGCGCGCGATCCTCGGTATCGCCGGCAGCCCCGGTGCGGGCAAGTCGACGCTCGCCGGGCGGCTGGTGCGGGAACTGAACGGATCCGGCGACCCATGGGTGGCGCACGTCCCCATGGACGGTTTCCATCTCGCCGACGCCGAACTGGAGCGGCTCGGCCGCCGGGACCGCAAGGGCGCGCCCGACACGTTCGACGCGGCCGGGTACGCGGCGCTGCTGCGGCGGCTGCGGGAGGAGACGCACGGCGTCGTGTACGCGCCCGGCTTCGAACGCGTCCTGGAGCAGCCGATCGCGGGGGCGATCCCGGTGCCGCCGACGGCCCGGCTCGTCGTGACCGAGGGCAACTACCTCCTGCTGGACACCGGCGCCTGGGCCCGGGTCCGCTCCCGGCTCGACGAGGTGTGGTTCTGCGAACTCCCCGAGCCGGAGCGGCTGCGGCGACTGGTCGCCCGGCACGAGGAGTTCGGCAAGAGACACGAGGAGGCCGTGGCGTGGGTGAGGCGCTCGGACCAGCGCAACGCCGAACTGGTCGCCACGACCCGGGGCCGTGCCGACCTCGTCGTGCCGGAGTCCGCACTGCCGTGCGTGGACGCGCAGGCGTGA
- a CDS encoding glycosyl hydrolase family 65 protein: protein MITQRAFNVEPWTVRETELNLDVLAQSESVFALSNGHVGWRGNLDEGEPHGLPGSYLNGVHELHPLPYAEAGYGYPESGQTSINVTNGKVLRLLVDDEPFDLRYGRLVTHERTLDLRRGVLERVCEWTSPAGSTVRVRSTRLVSLTQRAIAAVAYEVEPVDSRTRVVVQSELVANESLPGPDGGDPRAARALKSPLEPEEDLASGSRLRLVHRTRRSGLRVAVAADHLVTGPERTTTSSESNVDVARLTITSVLEPGERLRVEKLVAHGWSGARSRPAMSDQVEAALAAAAHSGWWGLLKDQRAYLDDFWGRADVEIDGDEEIQQAVRFALFHVLQAGARAEQRAIPAKGLTGSGYDGHAFWDTEAFVLPLLTHTAPAAAAEALRWRRDTLPAARERAAQLGLRGAAFPWRTIEGSEGSAYWPAGTAAFHVGADIADAVVRYVAATGDEEFEREVGVELLVETARLWRSLGHHDDRGVFHIDGVTGPDEYSAIADDNTYTNLMARANLLAAADACKRHPDEAARLGADEEERAAWRDAAEAVHVPRNEELGVHEQHAGFTRYQRWDFDRTGPDQYPLMLHFPYFDLYRKQVVKQADLVLAMYTCGSFFEEYFDEEQIARNFAYYEPLTVRDSSLSACVQAVMAARTGHLDLACAYTAEAALMDLGDLEHNTRDGLHIASLAGTWTALVAGFGGMRCADGGLRFAPRLPERYSRLAFSVGFLGRCLRVELTAGQATYTLRSGPPLTIRHHGIEVTVREDAPVTRPVPPTTRRPAPSQPQHRAPNAR from the coding sequence GTGATCACACAGCGGGCGTTCAACGTCGAACCCTGGACGGTGCGCGAGACGGAGCTCAACCTCGACGTCCTGGCACAGAGCGAGTCCGTGTTCGCCCTGTCCAACGGCCACGTCGGCTGGCGCGGCAACCTCGACGAGGGCGAACCGCACGGTCTGCCCGGCTCCTACCTCAACGGCGTCCACGAACTGCACCCGCTGCCGTACGCCGAGGCCGGCTACGGCTACCCCGAGTCCGGCCAGACGTCCATCAACGTCACCAACGGCAAGGTGCTGCGCCTGCTGGTCGACGACGAGCCGTTCGACCTGCGCTACGGGCGCCTCGTCACCCATGAGCGGACCCTGGACCTGCGGCGCGGCGTGCTGGAACGGGTCTGCGAGTGGACCTCCCCGGCCGGCTCGACGGTCCGGGTGCGCTCCACGCGGCTGGTGTCCCTGACCCAGCGGGCGATCGCCGCCGTGGCGTACGAGGTGGAGCCCGTCGACAGCCGCACCCGCGTGGTCGTCCAGTCGGAGCTCGTCGCCAACGAGAGCCTGCCCGGGCCGGACGGCGGCGATCCGCGTGCCGCACGGGCGCTGAAGTCGCCGCTGGAACCGGAGGAGGACCTCGCCTCGGGCAGCCGGCTGCGCCTGGTCCACCGCACCCGGCGCAGCGGCCTGCGGGTCGCCGTGGCCGCCGACCACCTCGTCACCGGCCCGGAACGGACCACGACCAGCAGCGAGAGCAACGTGGATGTGGCCCGGCTGACCATCACCTCCGTCCTGGAGCCGGGGGAGCGGCTGCGGGTGGAGAAGCTCGTCGCGCACGGCTGGTCCGGCGCCCGCTCCCGGCCCGCGATGAGCGACCAGGTCGAGGCGGCGCTGGCGGCGGCCGCGCACAGCGGCTGGTGGGGGCTCCTGAAGGACCAGCGGGCCTACCTCGACGACTTCTGGGGGCGCGCCGACGTCGAGATCGACGGCGACGAGGAGATCCAGCAGGCCGTCCGCTTCGCCCTCTTCCACGTCCTCCAGGCCGGCGCCCGCGCCGAACAGCGTGCCATCCCCGCCAAGGGACTCACCGGCTCCGGCTACGACGGCCACGCCTTCTGGGACACCGAGGCGTTCGTGCTGCCGCTGCTGACCCACACCGCGCCGGCCGCGGCCGCCGAGGCGCTGCGCTGGCGCCGCGACACCCTGCCCGCCGCCCGGGAGCGCGCGGCCCAGCTCGGCCTGCGCGGCGCCGCGTTCCCCTGGCGCACCATCGAGGGCTCGGAAGGCTCCGCGTACTGGCCGGCCGGCACGGCCGCCTTCCACGTCGGCGCCGACATAGCGGACGCCGTGGTGCGGTACGTGGCGGCCACCGGCGACGAGGAGTTCGAACGCGAGGTCGGCGTGGAACTGCTGGTGGAGACCGCCCGCCTGTGGCGCTCCCTCGGCCACCACGACGACCGGGGCGTCTTCCACATCGACGGCGTCACCGGACCGGACGAGTACAGCGCGATCGCCGACGACAACACGTACACCAACCTGATGGCCCGGGCGAACCTGCTGGCCGCCGCCGACGCCTGCAAACGCCACCCCGACGAGGCGGCCCGGCTCGGCGCCGACGAGGAGGAGCGCGCCGCCTGGCGGGACGCCGCCGAGGCCGTGCACGTCCCCCGCAACGAGGAGCTCGGCGTGCACGAACAGCACGCGGGCTTCACCCGCTACCAGCGCTGGGACTTCGACCGCACCGGCCCGGACCAGTACCCGCTGATGCTGCACTTCCCGTACTTCGACCTGTACCGCAAGCAGGTCGTCAAGCAGGCGGACCTGGTGCTGGCGATGTACACCTGCGGCAGCTTCTTCGAGGAGTACTTCGACGAGGAGCAGATCGCCCGCAACTTCGCCTACTACGAGCCGCTGACCGTACGGGACTCCTCCCTGTCGGCCTGCGTCCAGGCCGTCATGGCCGCCCGGACCGGCCATCTGGACCTGGCCTGCGCCTACACGGCCGAGGCCGCGCTGATGGACCTCGGGGACCTGGAGCACAACACCCGCGACGGACTGCACATCGCCTCGCTGGCCGGCACCTGGACGGCGCTGGTCGCCGGGTTCGGCGGCATGCGGTGCGCCGACGGCGGCCTGCGGTTCGCGCCGCGCCTGCCCGAGAGGTACAGCCGGCTGGCCTTCTCGGTCGGGTTCCTCGGCCGGTGCCTGCGGGTGGAGCTGACCGCCGGGCAGGCCACGTACACCCTGCGCTCGGGACCGCCCCTGACGATTCGTCACCACGGCATCGAGGTGACGGTGCGTGAGGACGCCCCCGTCACCCGTCCCGTTCCCCCGACGACCCGGCGTCCGGCCCCGAGCCAGCCGCAGCACCGCGCCCCGAACGCCCGCTGA
- a CDS encoding DUF5709 domain-containing protein has product MRPEPMADDAYQPTGSNEEQEDAAPLDLQDAVDERTYDDTLDEGYSPPEKPLGVTKRGTTAAEQHEGETLDERLSQEVPDVSAEPTGDGVGDTPDSDGEPVDPEAGTARAGRLVAPDEGAHPDTTKETVATDVGIDGGAAGAEEAAVHVVEDDSDLPEDDDRT; this is encoded by the coding sequence ATGCGCCCCGAACCGATGGCGGACGACGCGTACCAGCCCACCGGGAGCAACGAGGAGCAGGAGGACGCCGCGCCGCTGGACCTCCAGGACGCCGTCGACGAACGGACCTACGACGACACCCTCGACGAGGGCTACTCCCCGCCGGAGAAGCCGCTCGGCGTCACCAAGCGCGGCACCACAGCCGCCGAGCAGCACGAGGGCGAGACACTCGACGAGCGCCTCTCCCAGGAGGTCCCCGACGTGTCCGCCGAGCCCACCGGGGACGGCGTGGGCGACACCCCCGACAGCGACGGCGAACCGGTCGACCCCGAGGCGGGCACCGCCCGTGCGGGCCGCCTGGTCGCCCCGGACGAGGGCGCCCATCCCGACACGACCAAGGAGACCGTCGCGACGGACGTCGGCATCGACGGGGGCGCGGCCGGTGCGGAGGAGGCGGCGGTCCACGTCGTGGAGGACGACAGCGACCTGCCGGAGGACGACGACAGGACGTGA
- a CDS encoding chaplin, protein MACAALLACAGTASADSGPVGVATKSPGVLSGNVVQLPVDIDANVCGNTINLVGLLNPAVGNECTIKD, encoded by the coding sequence CTGGCCTGCGCCGCCCTCCTGGCCTGCGCCGGTACGGCGAGCGCCGACTCGGGCCCCGTCGGCGTCGCCACCAAGAGCCCCGGTGTCCTCTCCGGCAACGTCGTGCAGCTCCCCGTCGACATCGACGCCAACGTCTGCGGCAACACGATCAACCTGGTCGGCCTGCTCAATCCGGCGGTCGGCAACGAGTGCACGATCAAGGACTGA
- a CDS encoding carbohydrate ABC transporter permease, translating to MTTTNMPRPVDAEPARAVPKKRPRGAASGGLRRAVPATTLLWVLAAVYGLPVLWFVLSSFKPAGDLFSLPLTLLPHDPTLSGYKTAWDSANFSQYFVNTTIVCVIATILTVGVSCCTGYALAKYDNKWLKVFFVGILATTMLPGEVMLAPQFLVVRDLGLYNSLAGIILPAVLTATGCFMFRQFFLTVPDELIEAARIDGARELSIFLRIMVPISRPIMLTLAILSFQWRWNDYIWPLLMLNDPEKFTVQIGIQSLVGAQNINWSVVLGGSVISMIPLIVVFLVFQRYVMNANINAGLKD from the coding sequence ATGACAACCACAAACATGCCACGCCCGGTCGACGCCGAGCCCGCACGGGCTGTTCCCAAGAAGCGGCCCCGCGGCGCGGCCAGTGGCGGCCTTCGGCGCGCGGTGCCCGCGACGACACTGCTGTGGGTCCTGGCGGCCGTCTACGGGCTGCCGGTGCTGTGGTTCGTCCTCAGCTCCTTCAAGCCGGCGGGAGACCTGTTCTCCCTTCCGCTGACGCTGCTTCCGCACGACCCCACCCTGTCGGGTTACAAGACGGCGTGGGACAGCGCCAACTTCTCCCAGTACTTCGTCAACACGACCATCGTGTGCGTGATCGCGACGATCCTCACGGTGGGAGTCAGCTGTTGCACGGGGTACGCGCTGGCCAAGTACGACAACAAGTGGCTCAAGGTCTTCTTCGTCGGCATCCTGGCCACCACGATGCTGCCGGGCGAGGTCATGCTCGCCCCGCAGTTCCTGGTGGTCCGCGACCTCGGCCTCTACAACTCGCTCGCCGGCATCATCCTCCCGGCCGTGCTCACCGCGACCGGATGCTTCATGTTCCGCCAGTTCTTCCTGACGGTCCCCGACGAGCTCATCGAGGCCGCCCGCATCGACGGGGCGCGTGAGCTGTCGATCTTCCTGCGGATCATGGTGCCGATCTCCCGGCCCATCATGCTGACGCTCGCCATCCTGTCGTTCCAGTGGCGGTGGAACGACTACATCTGGCCGCTGCTGATGCTCAACGACCCCGAGAAGTTCACCGTGCAGATCGGCATCCAGAGCCTCGTCGGGGCGCAGAACATCAACTGGTCGGTGGTGCTCGGCGGATCGGTCATCTCCATGATCCCTTTGATCGTCGTCTTCCTGGTGTTCCAGCGTTATGTCATGAACGCCAACATCAATGCCGGACTGAAGGACTGA
- a CDS encoding HoxN/HupN/NixA family nickel/cobalt transporter: MTAAPDSTPPLPAPAPAQRTAWHRVRTSMTRREWTRVGGMAAVIVALHVIGWFTLVAIVAPEHRTIGTQTFGVGIGVTAYTLGMRHAFDADHIAAIDNTTRKLMGEGQRPLSVGFWFSLGHSSVVFVLSFLLTLGVKTLAGPVRDDGSALHDVTGLIGTTVSGTFLYIIAAVNLVILAGIWKVFRGMRSGRYDEAALEEQLNNRGLMNRLLGRVMKSVSKPGQMYPLGLLFGLGFDTATEIALLVLAGSGAASGLPWYAILCLPVLFAAGMCLLDTIDGSFMNFAYGWAFSKPVRKVYYNLTITGLSVAVALLIGTVELLGLLAERLGLHGPFWDWISGLDLNVLGYVVVALFVATWVVALLVWRFGRIEEKWTGDLT; encoded by the coding sequence ATGACGGCCGCCCCTGACTCCACTCCTCCCCTCCCCGCCCCGGCCCCCGCCCAGCGCACGGCCTGGCACCGCGTCCGTACCTCCATGACGCGGCGGGAGTGGACCAGGGTCGGGGGGATGGCCGCGGTCATCGTGGCCCTGCACGTGATCGGCTGGTTCACCCTCGTCGCGATCGTCGCCCCCGAGCACCGCACCATCGGCACGCAGACCTTCGGCGTCGGCATCGGCGTCACCGCGTACACGCTGGGCATGCGGCACGCCTTCGACGCCGACCACATCGCCGCCATCGACAACACCACCCGCAAGCTGATGGGCGAGGGGCAGCGGCCGCTGTCGGTCGGCTTCTGGTTCTCCCTCGGCCACTCCAGCGTCGTCTTCGTCCTGTCCTTCCTGCTCACCCTCGGCGTGAAGACCCTGGCCGGACCGGTCCGCGACGACGGCTCCGCGCTGCACGACGTCACCGGCCTGATCGGTACGACCGTCTCCGGGACGTTCCTGTACATCATCGCGGCCGTCAACCTCGTCATCCTCGCCGGCATCTGGAAGGTGTTCCGCGGCATGCGCTCGGGCCGCTACGACGAGGCCGCCCTGGAGGAGCAGCTGAACAACCGCGGCCTCATGAACCGCCTCCTGGGCCGTGTCATGAAGTCGGTCTCCAAGCCCGGGCAGATGTACCCGCTGGGCCTCCTCTTCGGCCTCGGCTTCGACACCGCGACCGAGATCGCCCTGCTCGTCCTGGCCGGCTCCGGCGCCGCCTCCGGCCTGCCCTGGTACGCGATCCTGTGCCTGCCGGTCCTGTTCGCCGCCGGGATGTGCCTCCTCGACACCATCGACGGCTCGTTCATGAACTTCGCCTACGGCTGGGCCTTCTCCAAGCCGGTCCGCAAGGTCTACTACAACCTCACGATCACCGGCCTGTCCGTCGCCGTGGCCCTCCTCATCGGCACCGTCGAACTCCTCGGCCTGCTCGCCGAGAGGCTCGGCCTGCACGGCCCCTTCTGGGACTGGATCTCCGGCCTCGACCTCAACGTCCTCGGTTACGTCGTCGTGGCCCTGTTCGTCGCCACCTGGGTGGTGGCGCTGCTGGTGTGGAGGTTCGGGCGCATCGAGGAGAAGTGGACGGGCGACCTGACCTGA
- a CDS encoding beta-phosphoglucomutase family hydrolase, translating to MTQLGLPEDIHACLFDLDGVVTKTAVVHAAAWKEMFDAFLRERDGADFRPFDASDYDEYVDGRPRADGVRTFLASRGIDLPDGDPDDPPGAQTVHGLGNRKNELVLEKIRTDGVEAYDGSLRYLEAVRAHGLSTAIVSSSANCRDVLRSIGAEHFFDVRIDGVVAAERKLPGKPHPDTFLAAAEDLGVEPAEAAVFEDALAGMDAGRAGRFGYVVGVDRVGQTDALYAHGADVVVKDLAELGDTQ from the coding sequence ATGACGCAGCTCGGACTCCCCGAAGACATCCACGCCTGCCTCTTCGACCTCGACGGTGTCGTCACCAAGACGGCCGTGGTGCACGCGGCCGCCTGGAAGGAGATGTTCGACGCCTTCCTGCGCGAGCGCGACGGCGCGGACTTCCGGCCGTTCGACGCGTCCGACTACGACGAGTACGTCGACGGCCGGCCACGCGCCGACGGCGTGCGCACCTTCCTCGCGTCCCGCGGCATCGACCTGCCCGACGGCGACCCCGACGACCCACCCGGCGCGCAGACCGTGCACGGCCTCGGCAACCGCAAGAACGAGCTGGTCCTGGAGAAGATCCGCACCGACGGCGTCGAGGCCTACGACGGCAGCCTGCGCTATCTCGAGGCGGTCCGCGCCCATGGCCTGAGCACCGCGATCGTCTCCTCCAGCGCCAACTGCCGGGACGTGCTGCGCTCGATCGGCGCCGAGCACTTCTTCGACGTGCGGATCGACGGCGTGGTCGCCGCCGAGCGCAAGCTGCCCGGCAAACCGCACCCCGACACGTTCCTGGCCGCCGCCGAGGACCTCGGCGTCGAACCGGCCGAAGCCGCCGTCTTCGAAGATGCCCTGGCCGGTATGGACGCGGGCCGCGCGGGCCGCTTCGGATACGTCGTCGGCGTCGACCGCGTGGGACAGACCGACGCGCTGTACGCACACGGCGCCGACGTCGTGGTGAAGGACCTCGCCGAACTGGGGGACACGCAGTGA